The following DNA comes from Anopheles coustani chromosome 2, idAnoCousDA_361_x.2, whole genome shotgun sequence.
CTATCTAGTATTTTTCCATGCGTAACACCATTATCGTCTGCGATTGACTGATCGATAATTGTCCTTAATTTCATCCGCTGCTTTTCAAATTAAGCTACAAATTAGGCGGGGAAAGAAGGAGAAAGGGGGACAATATGCTTTCGTGGGTGAATATGCACTAGTATGTGCATTTAGAAAATATGTTAACTTACAATGTGTGTATATTATATGGTAGAATAgaattttaatgttattttcatATCTCTTTATTACAATTTTGAAGGGAAAATATGTTGGAAGAGTTTACAGTGTTGAGtataacatattttaaatgaggttcatgtttaaaaaaaggttaTTTAGCGATTTCGGAAAAAGATTAAACTaaaatggtttcattttaattccTTTACCGAAGTATAAAACGTCCTTATCTGGGGATACTACGCACTGTTATaaatgtgtgaaaaatattgttataaTATTGTTTCATAATAGAAACGATTTTAGAGACTGAAATTGTGAGAACTTAAGCAGTTTCTGTGTTTGCCTAAAGAGTACGTATTGCCTCATCTTACTCTATTTAAATTCCGTAATTTTGCATCACCACAACATTGTTgcaacaaatgaaataaagtacACAAAGCACACCTCCATTGTAGTCacaaattttgtttgattttgcttTGTGCGATGCCATGATGTGCAGCTTTGTCATGATTCATGTAATCACGCAATCTGTAGCGTGAAACTGCTCATAAATTATGTTGTTTGATCAACCAGTTAGCATCGGAAACAAGTCATTTCACATGAAAGACTGGATCAACCAATCAAGTAATGAGTTTCGTAAGTCGTTATCAATTCTAGTGTTTGATTATAGCGTTTGACTATTTTTGCCCCCTTCCGACTCAGTTTCAAGAGGCTCACTGTACTTACATGACACAGCTGATACAAACAACgtatttgcttttctttcaccGTAAGTAAAGGAATTTTAAACAATGTGAATCTTTAATTTTTACCGACAATTCCATCCGCACATTCTcccttttttggtttgttgccgttgagtttatttttcacatgcAAAAAGTTGTCATACATTCTTTCTTACTAATATTAcaccgttttgtttatttcataaaaatcGCACAAACTGCAGTCGATATTTCAACCTTTTTCCCCACCAAAGTAAACAGGAActtaatgaaaagaaaaaccagcgAAGCTAGTCGGTTCGTGTTACCGGTCCGCCAATCGTTTCTCGGTTGCTAAAGTTGCGCACTTTGCGGCTGTCTTAAACATTAAACATATCTTGATATCTGAATCGGTTTTCTGCCACCTCCCAATCTCCGTTTGCTACCTCTAAAACCTCGGTCGATATTTTCATACATTCGCATCGTCTTTCGAGGGTACTTTACATAAACCAATTTTGCTGCCTTCCCTCGAAAGGGACAGCAGTGGCACGGAATTCTCGATGACCGTCGTGTTTGGCCTGATTTTTGAACGATTTCCCGAACCGCCATTTCAAACGTAGGAGTCACTTGTAAAATTCTCGGATAAAGTGTATACGTTAAAAAATGCCATACTACCACGAAACTCTCGCAGCTGCCGCATTGGTTTTTCTTCATGTCTGGAAGGCAAAAACATACATTGCATtacaaaccaatcaaaatgTATTCGTAAATTAGTGGAGAAATCAATCAAGATCGACGCTTTGGAATCGAATGGCCTTTTTTAATCTTCCTCTAAATAACTTCCACTACTTTTCCTTCACTTCATCTAAgaaccttcttcttcttcccgtGGGTCCCTAATGGTGTGCCCATTCTTTCCCCTAAAACGACGAATTAATTTATCTATAATCAGTTCTAAAGGTGAGACACTAAACTGTTATTTGGTTGTAGCAAAAGCTACTTAATACTTAAAAGTTTCAGTACAGAAAGTATATGTAATAAATAATGTAGAAAAGTGGTTGAGCACGAGGACCCTCGCATGGACCTCCCGGAAGATGTGTGCGAGATGGTAAATGGAACATGGATGGAacaaatcgaaagaaaaaaaaacgtgtaAAAGATGGCcgagaagaaaataacaaccCTGCTGTTATTGTGTATGTTCTATAATCTAGTCCAGTCCCAAAATGAGATCATACTATGGCTGAATTCAGTGCGTCCATATTGTTGATTGGAGGGAGtcaaaacaaaagataaataaatatgaatgTAACGCCagctttttccaccttccatcTCCCAAGTATTCCCACAAAAAGAGGAACGAAGGAATGGGGGGAGGGAACCGTCTTAAAATCTTAACTACGCTAGTTGATGATGAAAGAAATGTGTGTCTGCATAAGGGAAACACGCGGTGCCACCACTGGGTGCGCTCTATCCTTCGTGGTAGGACGTCTGCATGAGGGCAGGCGATGCCGGATCCCGGCCGCCGGTCCCTGTTATCCCGTTGCCAACCGACTGCACCGTCGGCGACGGTGAGCTGAAACCGGGCTGAAAGGAGGAACTACCGTTCACGCCACACTGCTCGCTGGCATTGCTGGCCACGCTGAGGATGCTACCGCTGTGGCTCTGCTTGCGTCCGATAGGGGCCGGATTTCCGCCGGCCGCCAGCGACTGGGTGCTGTTCTTTGGTATCAGTTGCGTTTGCCGATCGATCCCATCCGTTGGTCCGAGGCCGATCGGTGAATCGCTGCCGGGGAGCGACGAGATGGAACTTCCGACACCACCGATCGCCGCATCGATTCGGGTTCTGCTCCGTCCGGAaccgtgatggtgatgatggtgatgatgccgATGGGGATCTTTCGGCGGTCGATGGGCGGCTTTCAGTtctcgaccaccaccaccaccaccagcaccagcaggaTAACCGGGACTGCTTGTGGCTAGTCCTCCCGGCAGGTCCATCGTTCCCATCCCATCCATCCCGTACTCGAGTCCACTGTCGATGCTTTTGCGTGGCAGGCTAAAGTTTTTGTATCCCTGAGGGTGCCCACCACCCATCATTTGCTGTGGCGGGGGTTGCTGTGGGTGGTGGTGCGAGTGGtggagctgctgctgatgctgttgttgctgctcctGCATGGAGTGTATGCTCTTGTTGCTTCGGCTTGCGCTAGCGTTATGGTAGAAGCTGCGATTGCTCTGCGTCTCGAACTGATCGCTGGACATTCCCGGTGCGTTGGGGTCATCGAGCCGATGGCCGGCCCCTCCAGTGCCCCCACTGTTGCTCCGATCCAGCGAAtggtgatgctgatggtgctggtgATGTTGCCTTGCCGCAGCCGGATGGTGCGGCACCTGGGACGTCTGTTGCatatgttgctgctgttgctgcaactGGTTGGTTCGGAGGATTTTTTCACGCTCCAGcgaatgatgatggtgatgctttCGCGGCTGCGATGATGTTGACTGTAGCAacggttgttgttgctgctgttggtgctgggATGATGGTTCCCCGTTTCGTTCCCGGCTGAGCGAATGGTGGCTTGAGGAGGACGACGGTGTGGCCATGTTGAGATTTCCCTGCGATGACATCCTCTGCGTGTTTACGCTCAACATCGAGCCTTTACGATTGAAACCAGcttgttcgttttgttcgcctAAAATGAAACACAGTAGGCTATCATCATCCTCGGTTCGGAATCTCTCTTCCGCAGGGTACCTACTTCTCTTCTGCGCTTGATACCATATCTTTAACCGGTGTCCGATCTCCGGGAAAGTGGGCCGCCGTACCGCCTGCTCGTGCCAGCACTCCACCATCAGCGAGTAGACTGCACTCGGACAGGACTCTGGGCAGGGTAGCAACTGTCGGGCACGGACCATGTTGATCACCTCCTGGTTGCTGTATCCGTAGTACGGCTGCAGTCCATAGCTATAGATCTCCCAAAGAACCACTCCGAACGACCAAACGTCGCTTTCGGTCGTAAACTTCCCGTACAGTATCGACTCCGATGGCATCCAGCGAACGGGTAGAAGCGACTTCGATTGGAcactgaaaaacaaaacaaaagaaagcgATGAAAGGATTGATCCACATCGGTAGGGGGAACCCTCCGGGATATTACCGATAGTAGTCCGAGCTGTAGATATCCCGCGATAGACCAAAGTCGGAGATTTTCACCGTCAGATTTTCGCCCACCAGGCAGTTTCGGGCGGCCAAATCTCGGTGGACGTAGTGGTGGCTGGCTAAGTATTCCATTCCGTCGCATATCTGCTGCGCGATCAGCAGGAACTGCAGCTGACTGAGCGATTTGCCCTCGTTCGGCGAGTTGGCTATCAGGAACTCGTGCAGGTCACCCTGCGCCATATACTCAAACAGCATGCACAGTGGTTCCTCCTTCAGCACGACTCCCAGAATGCACACGATGTTGTCATGCTTCAGATCGGAGATCAGTTCGATTTCACGCTTGAAATCGGCCTGCGTTTTCGCGCTGGCATTCTCCTTCAGTGCCTTCACGGCGACGAAAATCTTCTCACCGCTCTTCTGCGTCAGCTCACCCTTGTACACCTTCCCGAACGCTCCTTCGCCCAGCTCCTCGACGAACCGCACGTCCTGCAGGGTGTACTGAGGGACGCGTGCGATGCCATTGTTGCGCGACTGCGACGACTGGCCCTGGTTGCCACCCTGCTGGCCGGTGATCAACCCCTGAATGCCACCGTTTTCCGCGTTCCGACTGGCCGCACCGGTAGACGATTGGTTCGCTATCAGGGAGGTCATTTCGATGGGTGAGTTGAGCCGTGAATTCCCGTAGATGTTCTTATCCGCGTTTGGTAGGTTTATCTGCAAAATGGAACCAGTGTTAGAGGCCTAGAAAATGGGTCACTTCGGTCAACTTACATTCTGGATATTGGACACTCCATGCTTGCGATACTTTCGGCAGCAAAACACGGCAATACCAATGAACAGTGGCGAAATGACCGCAATGAAACCGATTATGATGTACATCCACATCCGCTCGGAACACTTCGGGATGTCACAGTACTCGATGGTCTTCTGCATGTCGACGTAGCACCAGGGGGCGTCCATTGGGCCAGCATTTGGTGGGTTTCTGTTGGATCAAGGAGTATGTTAGAACCGGAAACTCGCTGTTCCAAGATGGAGATACTAACCGACAGTAGTTGTGACCGGCGAGATGTGGAAACTCGGACATCGTGTGCATCAGCTTCGACCAACGCATGCAGATCTTCGACGACGCTGTCCGGTCCATGATGCCCCGGTAGCTGGCCCCATTCTCCCAGTAGCAATCATCATCCGGTTTGATATCGAGATCGATACCCAATCGCATACACTCCTGATCCCCGGAGCTACCAAGGCCTCCAATCCCGTTCAGGATCGTCCCATCGACGCTCTTCTGCAGTGGCAGATCGTCGCACTCCTCCAGCGGCAGCTTCTGGCCGATGGTCGGGTGACGCTTTGCGATCGCGTACTCCTTCTGGCAGAGTTCGTTCTCCAGCAGTTCGCAGTCGTTCCGACAGATGCGCCGCAAGTTCTCGGTGTTCCGTGTCGGCGGATAAGCCTTCTTCGGTCCGGCCGACGAAGTGTACGAAAGCACCGAAATGTCGTCCGGCTGTTGAATGTAGCGGTGGTAGCTTGCCATGTTCGTGTCCGGTGCCCCACGTCGCCCTCGACGATGGTCGCTACCGTAGCGAGGCGGCGAGTGTTCCGTCACCATTTCTCCATCGAAGAACCGACCACCGAGGTCGGGCGTGACGCCTCCACTGAAGTACACCCGCAGCCGGTCGGTAGTGGTCATGATTGGGACACTGGTCGAGGTTCTAAATGGTCCATATTCCGGAACCAGAGGAGCCGGGATCGTTGCCGGAAAGGTACCCATAGACGCTTCCAGTCCAGCCATCTGCTTgcgtttgttctttttctcgTGCGATTTGAGCTTTCCACCACCTCGGCCACCGCTTCCTCCACTGTCGCCACCGTTGCTCAGGGCAGCCCGGCGAGCCGCTTCGGCCGCCGCCTTGTTAGCGAAGTACTGGTGGTTGGTGAGCTCGGGCGTACGGCACAATGGCAGTATGCTGTAGCACAGACTCGGCAGCGCGTACACTCGGCAGTTGGCGTTCATGTCCTTCGACTCGCGGATCACACCGTACGCGGCCTTTAGCCGTTCCTCCAGTATCTCGATCGTGATGTCCGGCGTCACGAAGACGGTCTGATTGCGGAGGTAGTGCTCGCATGTCGCCCCCGTGTACACCTGACACACGCCCGCCTCGATCGTTTCCTCCTCGTCGCGGTAGAGCAGGGCGCTGTCGTgcagtttttccgttttcttccgTCGGTTGAATCGCATATTTGATTTGCCGCCCGACGTGCGCACCGAACCGGACGCACCGGTTGGTGTAAATGTCAGTCTGGAAggaaatggatggaaataaattacattaCTTGGGCTACGTGAAAGGTGCAGGTCAGTGTTTTATGCAAATAGCTTCCGAATGGATTTGATATTTTACAAAGTTAAAAAAGGTATATATACAGTCGAATAGTTTTTTGTGTATTGAACAAGAAGAATTAAATACAATGAATTAAAGGTCACTTATAAATAAGGATTAAATTTAGGATCAGAAAACACGCCCATcgttgtttaaaataaacataattcaGCCTCTTTCACCACCATACTTTATTCTCTTGATTACTTCAGTAAATCAACAAGTTGAAcggtaaaaattaataaatgtcCTTCCAAGGTTGCAAAGTGAAAGGCTTTTAGGGTAAAAGCTTTATCGAGTAAAGCCATTGCTATTATTGGAGGCACGTTAAGATATGCCCCGCCAGCTAAAAGGGTTTCCTTCAATAAGTTTTGATGGCGTTACAGTACTGTGGGGGTCGAAGAGGAACGATGGTTTGCTGAAATCGCCTTATGGCAATAAAGATATCTCACCAGAAGCACATTGTGGCACGCGAAATTACGTGGCAGATTAGAAGCTTTAGAACTACTTCTATGTTTTATGTAGAAGTATCACCGATGTTCAGTGTAATAGCCTTGAGCCTTAAATGTTTAGTTTGGTCAAACTGGTTTTCAAACCGAATAAAGACAggacaaaaaaattaatatgaGTTCACatcagaaattaaaaaaaacctactgtTATCAAACCCATCGTATTCTAGGacgcaaaaatacaaattaataAATCTCGCAACGTCACAAAAATGCCTCTGAATACGTAACTCGTGCCTGTGGCGAAGAAAATGGCCAAATCGTCAAAGGACTCCGTCGTGTTGTTGTGCAGAAAAGTTTGACGCAAGCAAGACCGGGCATACGATCGATTAAAAGTCACCCCAGCAAGCAGTTTGTTTTGTGCAAACAAGACAAAGTCTGCCCAGAGTCCACAgagcgaaaaaagaaaaacaccaacaAAGTGTAAAACTGGTCGCTCACTTTCCATCTCCGGCCGGGGAAACTTTTACACACCCGGCAAGTGGTGCACATTTTGTAAAGGAATTAATTCGTGGAAACGTGAAAATCGTTTCGCAAGGCTTGGGTGGGTGGCGGCAAAAAGAGGGTATAAAAAATAGTACTTGTAAGCAAATCTGCTCTTCACCATTCGTTCGTAGCCGTTACGAAGCTGAGCCGCAGACAGCTGCCGGATCGAGATCGACAACAGCGAGGCTTATAACATCATTTTCTTTGGGGACATCCCGCGAAAAAGAAGTGGCCAACGGAAgggcacgaaaaaaaaacaagttataAAAATGCAAAGACTTCTCTTCGGTTCGAGGTAGAGGGAATTCCCGGAGAGGACGAGCGACCGGAATTGTGTTATTAAAAACTCTAGTACCACACCATCTGGCTTTTATTTAGTTGTCGAACAGAAAATCGTTGCGGCGCGCTCGTCGGCCCTTTTTGCTTTGCCTCTTTACCCGTCGCcgctttttccacttttcaatGTCGCTTCTCTGT
Coding sequences within:
- the LOC131262198 gene encoding uncharacterized protein LOC131262198 translates to MLKVIYILTIVGCLHTPLTFGREQPRQDHADQQDISNGLTFTPTGASGSVRTSGGKSNMRFNRRKKTEKLHDSALLYRDEEETIEAGVCQVYTGATCEHYLRNQTVFVTPDITIEILEERLKAAYGVIRESKDMNANCRVYALPSLCYSILPLCRTPELTNHQYFANKAAAEAARRAALSNGGDSGGSGGRGGGKLKSHEKKNKRKQMAGLEASMGTFPATIPAPLVPEYGPFRTSTSVPIMTTTDRLRVYFSGGVTPDLGGRFFDGEMVTEHSPPRYGSDHRRGRRGAPDTNMASYHRYIQQPDDISVLSYTSSAGPKKAYPPTRNTENLRRICRNDCELLENELCQKEYAIAKRHPTIGQKLPLEECDDLPLQKSVDGTILNGIGGLGSSGDQECMRLGIDLDIKPDDDCYWENGASYRGIMDRTASSKICMRWSKLMHTMSEFPHLAGHNYCRNPPNAGPMDAPWCYVDMQKTIEYCDIPKCSERMWMYIIIGFIAVISPLFIGIAVFCCRKYRKHGVSNIQNINLPNADKNIYGNSRLNSPIEMTSLIANQSSTGAASRNAENGGIQGLITGQQGGNQGQSSQSRNNGIARVPQYTLQDVRFVEELGEGAFGKVYKGELTQKSGEKIFVAVKALKENASAKTQADFKREIELISDLKHDNIVCILGVVLKEEPLCMLFEYMAQGDLHEFLIANSPNEGKSLSQLQFLLIAQQICDGMEYLASHHYVHRDLAARNCLVGENLTVKISDFGLSRDIYSSDYYRVQSKSLLPVRWMPSESILYGKFTTESDVWSFGVVLWEIYSYGLQPYYGYSNQEVINMVRARQLLPCPESCPSAVYSLMVECWHEQAVRRPTFPEIGHRLKIWYQAQKRSEQNEQAGFNRKGSMLSVNTQRMSSQGNLNMATPSSSSSHHSLSRERNGEPSSQHQQQQQQPLLQSTSSQPRKHHHHHSLEREKILRTNQLQQQQQHMQQTSQVPHHPAAARQHHQHHQHHHSLDRSNSGGTGGAGHRLDDPNAPGMSSDQFETQSNRSFYHNASASRSNKSIHSMQEQQQQHQQQLHHSHHHPQQPPPQQMMGGGHPQGYKNFSLPRKSIDSGLEYGMDGMGTMDLPGGLATSSPGYPAGAGGGGGGRELKAAHRPPKDPHRHHHHHHHHGSGRSRTRIDAAIGGVGSSISSLPGSDSPIGLGPTDGIDRQTQLIPKNSTQSLAAGGNPAPIGRKQSHSGSILSVASNASEQCGVNGSSSFQPGFSSPSPTVQSVGNGITGTGGRDPASPALMQTSYHEG